The Clarias gariepinus isolate MV-2021 ecotype Netherlands chromosome 20, CGAR_prim_01v2, whole genome shotgun sequence genome includes the window AACTAgtgtacacatttacattacgCCATTTGGCAGacggccttttttttttttcagagcgactttcattttctctcattatacagtactgtgcaaaagactTGTACACCATATTATATGATGTACCAATTTTAATATGCATGTTTATGTCTGcctaattatgtacaaaatcattcagtatttccttATATAtcttaaaaattaacaaataaataacattacaggagaatataaacatggctgtaaaaaaagaatatagtacaagacagtaAGTATATccattcatttcttcatattcatATCCATGTTGATGAAGATCAAGTTAATATTCAAACCGAACAATATGATATGATGTCACTTGTATTTTTGGCATATGTGCTTAAGAAGCTAGTTGGAAATGTTTGAATTTGCATATCTCATGAGACTCTGACCAAGAACGATGGGAATTCTActagaggaaaaataaataaatagtgtgtgtgACAATCCCAAGAGCTCTGCACAATCTGAATAACTCAAACCAGCCCAATCTAGAAAAAACAATCCATGGTCAGAGTCACAGACATCAAAACAGTACTTGTTCTGAACATTATATGAACAAGAACAATGTtgaggggcacacacacacacgtcatacCCTTGATCTTTGAGCATTTTCTGTGTTTCCCTGGAAGGAGACtcaagaggaagagagaggccGCCCAACTTTGTAACAGGAACAAGTCCCTCGATCACATAGTCTGTAGCAGGAACTCCCAACAtgctaaaaaacacacacaggcatagactaagaaaaaaaaaagttccagaATGCTGTGCAACAGAAAATCCATAAAAGtatcaaatatttaaacactGTATGGTTTCACTTCATGGCATCTTTTAAAACATTGCATGCCAACATTTGACTTACTTGGCCATGAGTTTCTGGACATTATCTGCAAATAGCTCTGGGTTCTCTTTTTCCTCTTGGGAGGGTGTGTAGACAGGCAGAAACTacatcagggggaaaaaaattatgtccactgatttattttatggAAAGAGTGAATTTAGAGAAGGCAGTCGCAGAAACCTGACCTCCACTGTAACGCTGCTGTACAACTGAGCCGAGGTGTACCAGAAACAATCGAGcctgcaataaaaaaacaaaagaaaaaaaacaaaaatcaatacaCTCAAATCTAAACACGGAAGAAGTGGACCaccgtttctctctctctcctccgaCATCTCCGTATGCCAATATCATTCTTTAAACTACACGGTCATGgctaataaaatagaaaagtaTGCCAGGGGtatgccactgttgggcccttgagcaaggcccttaaccctcaactgctcagatgtgtaatgaaataaaaatgtaagtcgctctaaggggcgtctgccaaatgcttagatgTAGATGTATGCAAGACCACCCCGCGAAATAACCAGTATTAGGCAAATGATGAAGGTTAACGTCCATGTACTCATCTGTTTACGTTTAGGGTCTCACTAACCAACTAGGTGCATCCGTCACTTACTGTATTGAAGAGCATAAATATGCAGGGTACAAAACAATAAGACTAAAGTGAAAGCTGGCCAGCAATGGAGAAGGTAAGGGGAGCAATCGTACTTGGTTAGGCCGAAtagcctcagatataaacaaTTCCGTACCAAGCGCAGAAGCTTCCGAGTGGCgcaacattaacacatttttatgcCATTACATCATCAAAAATCTGTAAGCGAATTAGCTTCAAAACCACTCATTACACAACAGTCTTAACACACCACGAGCATCAGTTAGTCGAAAATCACGTGTCCCTGCACGCCAGTGTTAGAAGCTGCGTGCTAATAATCACTGGCAATAACTATGGAATTACCACGTATGAAGAATGTTGACCAATCACTTTTACTTCGTCGGAAAAAGATATGACAAAGAACGTTTGATGAAAGGCATGACGATTCCATAATTTTTACAAAAGGGTTGTAGAGTCAGTAAGATTCCAAGTTACTCACCATGATGCTCCTTTCCAAGTCCACCGCACAGTAtcctgtccaaaaaaaaaaaaaaaaaaaaaaaaaaagacagaaaagagTTAATTATGCTTCCAGGTAAAAGaagaatttatttctttaaataaatggtaaatttagaaaacattttttttttaaccatgcttgcaaattaaagaaagtaaatttttttaaaatataattttacaaagttcaataccattttaattttttgttgttgtaaatcTTGCTTATTTAGGGGTCAATTTATGTtcttatttttgtcattttactaCTACTAAAAAATCCACTTTTAAGAGACTGCATAAATGATCTCATTTGTCAAAGAATCATCACTTTACGATGCAAATAGCGGTTTCACAAAATCACTTTTTCCACCATCACAGACCACTACTTGGAGGAGACCTAACGTTTTCATATGGACTTTTCCCCCGTCGCATATGCAGTTTGGAAATCGGCATTAAAAGATGACTGCCTAATTATATCTGCCATGTTACAGGAGTGTTATATTTCTTGCTTACTATTTTATTAGGGTAGTGAAGCAACACCGGCTGAACTGGGACACCTGCCAGGAATGCAcctgaaagacagacagaaggaaaaCTATAATGAATCCAGCATTTCGGTTATGCCAATTACCATTTTCCattacatgctttttttttgtttcaaaactTACCGGGCTTAAATTTGATGAGGACTTGACCATTTGTGGTGGTTCCTTCAGGGAACATTAGCATCTGCAAACACACAGGGGAAACAAAGTGTGAACAGGTGATCATATTCACACACTTGTACTTCAAACAGCTCTCCAAGGGCTTTCAAATAACCTTCAACCTCACAGTATACCTGAGGCCAGTAACCATTCGAAGTGAGTCTTTCTTTGATTTGAGAGACACACTTTTTTCTGGACTCAGGATCCTTTCGACTAACCAACAAGGACTGGTTAAACTCCAAAAGTGCTGCAAGGGTCAGAATGAAATATTCGATTATTTTAGATCATTAGAAATCGACATCTTTTAAACTTATGCAGTGTTTGGTACCTCCGACAATCGGCAGGTTGGCGTTCTCCGACCGAGACACCACCATTGGCAGCCCCGCCATGGTGAGTACCAGCATGTCCAGAAAGCTACTGTGAGGTGCCACTGCCAACACCGGTGCCTCTTTCTGTGTAGCCTGTCGACCTTTGACCTTTATCCAGAAAAAGCCCAAGGAGAAGAAAACACATCGACTGAGGAAGATCATCACGGGCTGAAAAATCCAGTGCCTCCAGCCTTGAATCGGTTTCTCCCGGTCCTCCCGCGACAGGCCGATTAGTCGGAGCCGAGCGACAGGCCACATGAGCAGGAAGGAGATGACGACTAGGCAGGCTCGAAGAGGGAATAGAACGCAGCCCAGTATGAAACTCTAAGGAGAAAGGATATACAGGTGAGCAAAGAAACATTTTGCAGATGCAACATCACCCACCCCCACAcaattttgtattgttttgtattGATGGCTGGTTTGTGTAGATGCTTGAAGTATGAAGGGACGTCAAGAAGTTTCGAGATTCGCATGACACAGATCTGCCTGCTGTACGAGTACACCGAAGTTTCGTCACCAGGCATGAAGGATGGGTCATTGCCGGCATGTTAACGGAGTTCTTGGCAGGCTTCAATGTTATGCTCCTTCTGCTCTTGGGTTTGCAGCATGCATGTTCGGATCTCCTGTGAGGATGGCCTGGACTGTTCcgtatgacacacacacacacacaccaacaatgGCAGCAATGCTACTGTATGGATTATTCTCAgacgatcatcatgcacaagttgccgaATGGTTGACATTTTCAAAGGCTCAGCTtattgaaggtcttcctgatcgcTTGTCTTCCAGTAAAGTTCCTTCGCACTTGAAGTGGGCGTGCCACTGAAATCAACTTGAATGACTCATAGCAGCATCGCTGTAAAAACGGCTGAATTATGTCAAACTTGTCTGTGGCATATTTGGCTAGTTTCATGCAGATGGCCATGATTAAATCTTGACCCTGCATAAACTTAATGCCATcataaataaaagcctttgacacttatgcAATGCTTGTAGTTATACCTCAGTATACCATGATAACATCTGACAAACTGGTAGAAAAACAATGaaacagcagactttgtgaaaattaacgtgtgtcattctcaaaacttttgaccaAGGCTGTACAGGTTCTTCCTCAAACACTTCAGCCTTGAAGgagactaaacacacacacacacacacacacacaaccttatGTTTAAAAAGCCCATCTCAACTGCACACACTTATTCTACCAAACGCTTTAAAGACGACATGTTTGACACACAGCCATGATTAACCTCATAGCGCGTTTATTGACAAGTGTCAGTATTTCAGTATTAACTATAACGAAACAAAGCaatatgcgcacacacacagaaaaatgtgttttaattaataactgAGGTACAATTTGGCAGACTGTGTCATCTTCATGATAATCTTCCCACGATATGCGTTTCGCCAACGCAGCCTTTCCCCTTCAGCTTCtgcgatttttttcttttttcttttgttgtttaattcacaaaaaaaaacatttcaatcaCAAATATCCTATTTCTAACAAAAATCCTTAACCCATGCCTTGAGAAATAAGATAGCATGTTTGTTAGTAAACTGTTTACAATTACGTTTTGAAGAATAAACGCAGTTCTTGAAGGTCCTGCGCAAAACGAACGCAAAGCTGACGCGCATAACAATCACAAGCAACGAACACGCGCGAGCTGACCTCTATAACTtaacagaagcaaaaaaaaagaaagataaaaggaTTCAAAAGCGGTGTATAAATAAAACGTTAATGCTTTATTACCATTATTGTTTAGAGTGATACCTGAATTCTTTGAGCCGTTGTCATCTTCACCTCGTGGATaaacgggtgtgtgtgtttgtaggtcGGGGACGGTCCTCCACATCTCTCCATGGCGACGCTCAGAAATAACTcccaggaaataaaataaagaattatatatatatatctttttaaagTCTTCCTTTATAAGGAGGCAAGCGTTCCgtgtgtagaaagaaataatctgTAGAGAATATCCAAAGTTTGGCTTTGACGCAATAATCGggagtataaataaataaaagctacaACTGAAACAGAAAGGAAGGAGTAGAGAGGAAGAAGTTCAGTGCCCCGGGGAGATATGTTTCCCCTCCTCCGCGCACATGGCTAAAGAACGACGTGAACtgaaataaaggaaagaaaggaaggacgGGCTTTTTAAAGCCCACTTGGTTACCTGACGCCACCCCCACCGAGCTCCTTAAACTAACATAGCACCATCACACCCACCATCTCATCCAGTCCGACTTGTTCCCCCTGTTTACTGGGGTTTGTTCAGTAGCGCTTTCACAATACAGCTCTCACACGTCTCTTTCAAATCTTGCTTTATCACATTTTTACACTCACGTATTGCGTTATAATCGTAACAGACACATTTCCGTACTGGCTCGTGCGCAAGAAAGTTCATAAACCTTCTTACTTCCCTTTCTGTCTTAACACCATGTTTTTGACTTGTACTCACCAAAAAATTTGAAAGTTTGTAATTTCACCTCCAGTCCACAAAACCTCCAGTTTCAAAGTTTCCTACATTTAATTTCTACTGTCATGTCTTTATTTTATGTCTAACCACATTTTTGTAGTTGCTTGTGAGTTTCACATGTCTGAGTTCTTCCATGTCTGAAGGGTTTCCTCTGCGATATGAGGCAGTATGGAGTCACATGAAGGGCAGACCTTCATAagtgacccatcctggtgccccgcttctggctgaagatctcgtcacatggatgccccgtgtgtctctctgggatgcgtctggtgtctggggatgattctctctacctagaaaatggttctggccttgactggtgttggcaactgtttctctggggacttgacagttcgatagttcaggactggaacttctcaCAAggctacctgggtcttcaataactacctggactccatattaacatcaattaactattatagctgaactgcctcccaccctacacactgtataaatgcagatcatttgctgctttctgtttcacccaaatgaggatgggttccctgttgagtctggttcctctcaaggtttcttcctattaccatctcagggagtttttccttgccactgtcgccctcggcttgctcaccagggacaaactgaccattttgatttgtacaaattcacatttcatacaaacttaaattattcttttgattgtgtaaagctgcttcgcgGCAatcaaaattgctaaaagcgctatactaataaaattgaattgaattgaattgaattgaataagtcagtgtgccaaaagacatcgcgGGAGCTTTACAACTGGTTCTATTCCGACCATGCGTTACCATGTCTATATCATAATGGACAGCAAGTTAAGACGAAAAGCGAACgcgaaactgggcaaatctgccacagagacgttTGAAATGATTCCGCGTGTTTAGGGCAACGCTGCAATGAACCGCTCGAGGTGGTTTGAGTGTAACACGTGCTTCGAGAGCAGAAGAACATCACTAGAAGACGAAAGACCTTAAACCTCCCCAAATGTCAAAACCATTCAGCAACTTTTGCATGATGATTGTCGGAGAACAATCCACAGCATTGGTGCCATTGTCGGTGTGTCATACTGGAACAGTTCAGGCAATCCAGGAGCAGATGGAACATTGCGTTAAAGTCTGTCGAGAATTCCATCAGTGTAATAATCAGCATGGATGAGCTGTCAAGGATCAATACCAGCGATGAAACTTGGTTGTCCGTGTATGACCCTGAGATGGAgcaattcactcactcactcatcatctataccgttttatcctgtatacagggccatgggagtcctggagcctatcccaggagcacGAGGAatggaatacaccctggatggggtgccaatccatcgcacacacacacacacacacacacacacacacacacacacgccaacccactatggggaatttggaaatggcaattagccgaatctgcatgttttttgacTCTGGAAgggaaccggagtacccgaagtaAACCCACCGGTATAACAatatacaaactccatgcacacagacccctgGCAGGAactgaacctggaccctggaggtgaacttctaagccaccgtgccataAATTAGCTACAGTTTTAATTGCAACTTCTTGTTAGCAGTGTTGCCTTCAGTGTTGGGGGTTTGAGTGTGGGTTTTCTCCGAATACTCAGGTTTTTCCCTCAATCCAGTTGTAGACTGATTGGTGTCTCCAAATTACTCAGAAGGTGTGACtgggtgtgtgcttgtgccttgTCATCCGATGTGTCTCCTAGGTTTTGCCCTGATTTTCCACATGATAAGCAGTacagaaaaagaataaagaattgcCCCCAGGTGTAAACAGGTTTCACCTAACCTAATTTTACTCTGTTTTTGTTCCTTGCTAAGAATGCGCATAtgacaaataaacttttaaattcctgtttaaatgtgtgttcaTACTACCCTGTGAAGGACTGTTGTATTTGACCGCTGAGTGGATCTGTGTTGGGGTTTCATTAGGCCTCTTCGCACTGACTGTCTCGTATCATATGACAGATACTAACTGGGGACAGTGAAGGCTGGACATGTTTTCCCTCTGGGACACACGAAGCCAGCCTGCTGCATTTTCTGAATTGTAGTTAACATTGCATCAGAGGTCCAAttaatacacatacagtagagtaCACAAAACACAGCAATACACAAGCTTACAGACACGTACAGGTGGACCTGTGTCAATGTGACTGACATGGGAGCAAATGattccatctgtctctcttaaAGACCCTGGCCAAATTTAATACCTTGGGTCCTGGCCATGGATGGGTGTCGGGATTCATACTCAGGAATCTCTCAGCTTTAGGATGACTATACACAACCACTGGCTACCAATAAGGAAAGCTGATAacaagcaatattttttttgtactttctaATAGAATAAACTGTTACATATTTCTCCAGAGAGCTTTTATGGTGGGAGACAACAAAATAAATGCTGAACAGTTTCAGGGCTAAAatgacatttctttatttctcctttcacttccatctactgtacattgaaCAACAAAATCCAAATGTATTAAAAGGTgttcaatatattttttcaaataataataataataatatgataggTTGTTAGatagtgcagaataacagaacaaaagTTAAAACTGTCTTAATTTCTCTCTATAATTCTCTGctccactaatgcacttattccattatttcagtagtgcttggataccatcaagttaaaaagatttatccgtatgccagagccatgatcgaacTAACTACTTTTAtgtctggcctcccaggaacccctttaatggcccaaatgtGTATTGCATgttgcaataactcccagtcaaGTTCCTTTAATGTTCAAGTGGTCGTCCTGAATGATTGtctgtacagtttccacagacagatatGTCTCTTCCGTAAGTTGCCAACAAACGAtccatcaattttcaaggac containing:
- the lpcat4 gene encoding lysophospholipid acyltransferase LPCAT4, coding for MERCGGPSPTYKHTHPFIHEVKMTTAQRIQSFILGCVLFPLRACLVVISFLLMWPVARLRLIGLSREDREKPIQGWRHWIFQPVMIFLSRCVFFSLGFFWIKVKGRQATQKEAPVLAVAPHSSFLDMLVLTMAGLPMVVSRSENANLPIVGALLEFNQSLLVSRKDPESRKKCVSQIKERLTSNGYWPQMLMFPEGTTTNGQVLIKFKPGAFLAGVPVQPVLLHYPNKIDTVRWTWKGASWLDCFWYTSAQLYSSVTVEFLPVYTPSQEEKENPELFADNVQKLMANMLGVPATDYVIEGLVPVTKLGGLSLPLESPSRETQKMLKDQGLSNAEVETLINTMIDRCHAGQVTITLDHLPSLLGLTERKTAAQICSLYSKTDTLDLRQLCLSLCTTTGLRTPESIIHTAFTLYNSNEDGLLSAEDLSGLMAALLGVAQHNIAEMYSELTNRGEPTEGVLYDLLMTHPTYQKLFKEYFKHEEPADRNHNGIPNGKTSRNNNGVHNRNGLNKKTC